The Vulpes vulpes isolate BD-2025 chromosome 1, VulVul3, whole genome shotgun sequence genome contains the following window.
ACCCGCCAGAGGGCCAGCTGGACGCATGCCCTGAAGCCAATCGCTTGGGTCTGCACAGCTGCCCTGTTTCAGCTGGTAGCATGAGGGCAGTGTCTCCTGTGTTTTCATGCTTTTTATCCTGGCAGGGAAGCCCCTCTGCCCTTGCAGACGCAGCTGCTGCCCACCTTCCTTAGAGCTGAGGCTccgtgtgcgtgcatgtgcatgtgggTATGCATATGTGTGAGAGCTCGTGTGTGagctctgcgtgtgtgtgtgtgtgtgactgcgTCTGCGTGCATGTGCGAGCTcatgtgagagtgtgtgtgtgtgagctcaTGTGGGGGCTGCTCTGAAAACAGGAGAGACCCAGCGCGGGGAGGAAGGTCCTGCAGCGCttcctggagggaggaggggacaaCTGTGGGTTTTCCAGTGACCTGTGTTCCTGTTCCGTGTGGGATCCTCTGTGGCTGCTCAGCGGGGGTGACCTGTCCAGTGCCCCCCTAGCCCCTGTCCACTGTGGTGAGAGACGGTTTCAGAGGGAGCAAGCTTGTGACCTGCTCAGCCGGAGGCTGCACGCGGCAGCCGGCCATGAGCAGTAGGCCCGCTGTGTGACGGGGACACTGCCCCTAGCCGGCAGCCCTAGCCACAGGCTCTCAGCGGCAAACCAAAGGCTGCTGTGCGACTTCtctataaaaaggagaaaggtaAGCAGATTTCAGCAGCTGTACCTGGGGATGGAACCGAATCCCAGCAGGTCCCCGGCCTGACAGGCTTGCAAGGAGACAGCGTGCCCTCCTCTCAGAGTGTGCCAGGCCGCGCGCCACGTGCTGGCTCCAGTCACGTCTGCCCCAACAGTTGCCCTGCACCCTCCCTCCTCGTGTGGCCGCTGGACACCCGAGGGACCCCCGGCCCTGCCCACAGCCCCAAGCCGGCCAGTGGTTGGGGGCCGAGGCCAGAGGGCAGCTGCAGCAGGGCTGCCTGGCAACCTGGGTCAGGTCCCGCGGCTGTTCGTATTAGGAACTCCATATTTTACAGGAAAATCATAAACCCATATTTTACAGGAAAATCATAAACCCATATTTTACAGGAAAATCATAAACCCAAAGGTGAGCTACAGAATCAAAGCAGGAGCGGCGCATCCACGGCCCTACAGCGCCCAGGTTGGGAGATGTCTCTGGCCAAGAACTTACATGCACCTAGACTTGTGACCTCGTTACTGAAGACTCAGAAGGATCTTCCTTAACGGCGGGTGCCCTCTGGTCTCTGGGGTCATAGCCTTGTGCCGGGTGTCACTAAGATGACGATTAAGATGATGAGCAGGCCCAGCAATTTCACGGTTTTCTCCTGATCCACAACTTTCCCTGGGGGGCTCCAGGTTGCCCTGGGCGCGTGTGAGACCAAGCGAGGTCCCCGCCCGAGTGTTGGCGCTGCCATCCACAGCTTGGGTCCCCTGACGTTACCCAAACATGACAGGAGatgtggggtgaggggggtgcCTGATTCCAAGCCCCAGGGAGGGGGCCCTGGGTCAGTCTGGCCCTTAGGAAACCATGGAGCCCTAAGTGGAGTCCccggggatggggagggaggggacacggCAACATGATGAGCGACAGAACCATCCAGTCCTGGACAGTTGCAGCACACGGGGTTTTACTCAAGGGCCGCATGGAGGGAGGAGGACATTTCCGTGTCCGCGGAGCCCCCTCCACACCCACGCACAATTCTCCGCGGCCCTTGTGTGGGCCTTGTGTGTTCCCTGTTCCAGAGCTGGTTTTACTGAAACAGGACGGACAGTGGGACACAAGAGCCAAGGTCACTGGGTTCATGCACGGGGGTGGGGCCACAGGCTGCAGAGAGACAGGGTGCCTCTCGAGAATGGGGCAGGTGGGACCCCCTCCAGAGAGGGCCCCAAGCTCCGGGCACCACCCTGGCCACCCTGCGAGCGCACCTCTGCTGCAGGGAGTGGGGCGCTCCGGGGCTGAGGTGGTGGCGGGGGTGCAGCACAGGGGGCTCCTGGGGCACCCGAGGCAAGCGTTCGGTTGCCGGATCATGGGCTGCGCGTGCACATGCCCACTGTCACATGCTTCCACACACTTGCACACGTGCAGGCACAGATAGGTGTTTCACAAGGTAGGTGTCATTGTTCAGGAGTGCTGGGGCCAGTGGGTCATGAGATGATGACATGGAGGGGATGTGGTCACCTCTCCTGCCAGGGGGAGGGTCACACAGGTAGCATCGGGGTCAGACACAGTGCAGGGACGGTGAGGCTGGGGGAGCGGGCTGGGCACTGGGCTCAGGGCGGATGGGGAGGAGCACAGATGAAGGAGGTGGCTGGGTAGGTGGATGTGCGTCTGTCTCTAGGCAGCGGTGGCCTGGGGGGTCCAGGGGTCCCCCTAAGTCAGAGGGGCCTGATGTCAAGCATCAGGTACACATGGTCGATGCCCTACCCCCCCTTAGGTTAAGGGCTGGGTTCTACACCCTCATCAGGACTGGAGCTTGGCCTCTGCTGGCCGCTCAGTGGCTGCTGGGAAACGTACAGCCTGCGTGTCTGCAGCCTTCCGCCATCCTGAGGCCACATCGAGAAGCGCCTACCGGGGCCCCTTTAAGTTTGAAGAACAGTGTGCACAATCATTAACTTCTACAGTGTCATCATCAACATGAAGTAAAATTGGCTTTTTCACCGGGAATGCACATAAGGAGATAAGATGGTGACTGCTAAGGATGGTTTGGTGCCACTTGGCCCGATTCAGGTTGTGCCAGCATTTTCCCACTGCTCCCTGTGCACCATCAGTGCCAATGCCAACACACCTGAGAAGGCAGATACCGTCCCCGTGTCATCATGGAAACAGTTTCCACCCTGCAAGCCATCTGAACGGGCCTCGGGTCTCCCAGTGTCCTGCAAAACAGACTCTGAACACTGCTGAAATTCAGGGTTATTCTTCTCACAAACCACCTGTAAGCCTCCAGGGGACCGTAATGCTGGTTGGGCTTCAGGAGCTGCTGATGTCAGAGGATGAGGCAGGTGTCTCCAAAATTTTCTTGACTTACTCCTCACAGACTCAAGGTGGCTGCAGCAGCTCCAGGCATCACATCCTTGCTTAGCATCCAAAGTCAGGGAGAAGGGGTAGCACCAGGCAAGGGCTCTTGTTCCCCTCCTGTTGGGGAAATGATATACCATTCCAGGGAGGGCCTTCCATCTCCCTGGGCAGgcactggggagggaggtggggaaggaagtgTTTGGATTGCCCCAGCACCTCCTGGAGGGTGGCAGTCAGGGAGGATGGGGTCAGCCATGGGAAGCCTTGGGGCCTCGCCAGGTCCAGCACTTTCAGACTATCATGCATAGCATGGAGCTTTTGTCTCAtgtgattaaaattattttaattcttgaaagatctcatttatttattcatgagagacacagagaggcagagccacaggcagagggattcTCCTGcgggggactccatccccagaccctgggatcacgacctgagccaaaggcagatactccacGATTGAtacccccaggggcccctcaaatacattaaaaaaaaaaaaaaaagaaaatgagtcctGAAGACTTCACACTATCATTCCCtaggaacaaatatttaaatacgGGAAAACGACCCCAGCGTGACTACCTGAAGCCAGGAACTGCAGACAGTGGTATTTGCACACTGGGATGTCTAATTTGTTTGCGGCGCTGATCAGAGTAGAAAGTTTCCCTGGAGATCGTTCTGTGTTCCCACGCAGCGGTGGAAATAAGCGGGTTGCCCTCACGTGTGCGCCTTgtagtgaaaagaaaaagtcagtttCACGTCCAGTGGCCCAGCCGCTGGCACGGAGGAGCAGCTTGCGTGTGGCGTCCGAGGGCAGGGTGGGCGCCAGGCACGCTGGCCCGGGCTTCCCCAGTACTCCCGCTCAGAACATGCCATCTCCTGAGGAGCAGCCTGGTCCCCACACGCCCGGAGCCTGCACGCTGGCCCCACGCGCGGGGAGCTTGCGCGCTAACGAAGGCTGGCGGAGCCGGGATCCTACCGTAGCTTTCTCCCCGGGGAGGCTTTGAAGACCCTGTGCGGCCGGCGGCCGGCGTTCTGCAGTCGCTCTGCAAACGTTCTGCCCTTGGTCAGTGAGCTGcggggaggcagagccagggctgaGGGCAGCGGGCAGATTATGCGCAGTCCtcctgtggggaggagggggagggagctaAGCTTCACTCTGGATACAGGCGGGGTTGGGGTTAATGGCCCACTGAGAGAGTGCGCTGGGGCCAGGGGCCCCCAAGCCGCAGAGATGAGACCCCAAGGGCAGGGGATTGTTGCTGAATGTAGGCTGGGCGATCCGCCCAAGGAGGGGGGATAACTTCGCTGGATTCCTTGCGAAGACTGCCAGGGGAGGGCTCTGGGGAGTCTCAGGGGAGTGTGGTCCCCAGAGGAGGAAGTGCAGAGAAGACCGTGCTTCAGTTTGGGTGGGCATGGGTGGTAGGGTGGGACAGAGGTCATGGACTGTTCAGAGGATGGCAAAGGGCAGGGAGACGGCTCTGGGGCAGCGGGTGTGGAGGGCAGGCCCAAGAAGGCCCTCGCCTGGCTGCTCACAAGCCCGAGGACGAGGACGGGGAGCACTGTCCTGCTGGGCTGTGATTATCTAGGGCACACAAATCGGATTAGCTGATGCCTGTGCTCAGGAGCGTTGGTACATGCCCCCTCCATACATGCCCAGGAGGGCTTCCAGAATGAACTGTCACTGCGTCCCAGCTGGGATTAGAGGTCACTAAATCCGGCTTCTAGGACTCCACTTGTGGATGTTCTTGCGTTGGCTGGAGGAAGTTGTGTAGGAGAATTGGTCCCAGCAGAGGCTGGAGAGGGTGCTGGGCTTGCCTCTCATGGCACCTGTAGCCCCGTCCCATCTTAAGGAGCGGCCAGTGGGATGGGGTGGtggccagagacacaggctcaTGTGACAGGAAGGGCCCTGAGGAGTCCCGGGAAGCCTGATGCTGCAGGTGCATGAGCTGTACTGGCCCGGGGTCCCTTGCTCTTCTCTGCAGGAGCTCTGGAGCACAGGTCccttccttcacacacacacactcagacagGCTGAGGAGGGTCCCCTGGGGAGGGGTGGTGTCCCCAGATGTCCCCTCCCagcagagccacctgggtgcaCACAGGGTCGCAGGAAGGCTCCCATAGCACTAGACAGTATTTACACCAGTAGCTGGACATGTCCCCGTGGGAGGGTGTCACTAAAAGGAATGTTCCCTACTTTGCTCACTGTTGAGATAAGAAAAAAGAGGCCAAACAGGTCGGAATAGTCTTGGCGACATTTAGAATTCAGGGGCATTCCGTTCTGATAAAAGTCAGACTTCCACACAAGCAAGGGCCCCCTCTCCACTTTTTTCTCCGGTTCCCCAGATCTTACGCTTCCACAGCGAATCTAGGCGTCGGCAGCGCGCTGCTGGGGGCAGCACGGGTCCCCCAGACCCTCTGGACAGACCCTCGGCCGGGCGCTGCGTCCCTGCAGCAGGTGCATCCCCCGGCGTGTCCCTGCGGCAGGTGCATCCCCCGGCGTGGGGCGCCCATTTCGCCCGCACCTAAGTCCCTGAATTCTGCGCCCCGCCGCTTCGCACCCTGCCCAGGCAGAGCTGGGACGACTTTGCTGCTTCCCCAGGGCCTCCAGCGCGCCTGCTCCGTCAACACTGTCACCTCCTGGGCCGCCTGGATGCtcggggcgggagcgcggggtGGGGAGAGCTGAAGAAGTGGCGACCCGGGGCGCAGGGGAGCGCGGTGTTGGGGGTTGGGGATGGatggggcggggcgcggcgcggcggggcggggccggccgggggcGCAGGGTGGCGAGGGGCGGGCCGGAGAGCCGACGAGCTCCGAGCTCCCGGGAGGGCGGCCTCCTGGGGGCCAGAGCTGCCGCGGCGGCCGCTGCTTCTGGGTCGCAGGTGTCTGCGAATGTCCCTCCAGTCCCCGGGGCGCCCGCCCCTGACCCCCCAAGGCCGAGGCCGGGACGAGGAGCCACTGGGGGCCCAGGTCCCCGCGCAGCCCGGGCAGCGCACGTGACCATCTATTTGcatccccgccccccgcgccgcgcaGGTGCCCGCCCGCAGGTGTCCGCGCGCAGGTGCCCGCCCGCAGGTGTCCGCCGCAGGTGCCCGCCCGCAggtgcccgccccgccccggccatGGTGGACGTCCTGGGCGGCCGGCGCCTGCTGACCCGCGACGGCGCGTGGGTGGAGGCGGACGCCGCGCTGCAGAACAAGGTGGTGGCGCTGTACTTCGCCGCGGGCGGGTGCGCGTCCAGCCGCGACTTCACGCCGCTGCTGCGCCGCTTCCACGCGCAGCTGCTGGCCCAGGCGCGGCGGCCCGCGCCCTTCCAGGTGGTGTTCGTGTCCGCCGACGGCAGCGCGCGGGAGATGCTGGACTTCATGCGCCGCCTGCACGGCCCCTGGCTGGCGCTGCCCTTCCACGACCCGCTCCGGCAGTGAGTGCGCGGAGCTAGAGCCCGCCCCGGACTGGCCGCTCCCGCGCGCGTCCTCGCTGCTCCCGGCTCCAGCCCCCGTGGGTCCGGCGGGGCTGCCGCGTCCCCGGGCCTGGGGGCCGGGCCGGCCTCGGGGCTCTGCGTTCCCGACCAGCGCGGCCGCTGAACGcggaggggccgggccggggcgggggtggggtgggggggctcgggTCGGAGCTGGGGATCCTCCGTGCGCTGCCGGGCGCACCGGGCCGTGGGGGCAGGGACCCCAAGGCCAGAGGAACCCGCTTCCCCCGGGATTTCCAAACTGCTGGGCTGCAGGGGAGTTCATGCTGGGCGCCTCGAAAATTCACCTAGGGGAGCTCACCCAGGGGAGCGGGACCGCctgagaggggggaggagggaggaggtgggatggaggagggaggacagagaaacagagaaggtaGGATAAagggggtgggcgggggagggggaggagggagagcacaggGGCACAGGCGTGTGGCAGGGCTCGGATTGTATGCTGGGGTCTGTGTTGCGGGGACAGCCTCCAGCCTTGGGTGTGTGTTGCGCTTCACAAGGTGCGGTACCGCATCCCTGTAATGGATGGGGAGTGGGTTTCTGGGTGTGAGTTACGGGGcatgtttctcatttctctggGGGCTATTACTCAGACGCagtgtgacacacacacacacacacacacacacacacacacacacacacacccgtccCCTCTACCATCCTGACCACAGTCCTTGTGGACAGTTAGAAACGGCAGCGGACCCTGGACAGGTCCGGAGACACAGGGGTGGGTTTTACCAAGGGGGAGCGGAGCCTCGGGCCTCCCAGGAGGAGCCCGCGCCCCAGGAGAGTCCTACTGTGGTTGCTGTGCACAGCAGTGGAAATGAACCAACGTGGCAACCTAGTGAGGAGGACTCAGGGGGTTTCAGGCCACGGATTCACCGCAGGGTCTCCCCAGGAGGCAGAAGCCAAATGCCTCTGACGTGCTCAGCTCCCAAGTTCTGTGCAGCTGTTGAAGCAACACACTCTGCTTTGAAAGTGACCGGGTGGCCGTGCTGGGCGTCGGGCGGAGGGTCCAGGCGGCCAGCTCTGGGACTTTGGGTGCTGCAATGGGGGGTGTAGGCGAGGCATTTCCCAGCCCACAGTCAGGACGCCCTGTGAGGTGTGGGGGCCCAAGTTTGCAGCCGTGGTGGTGGTAgtgtgcccatttcacagatgtgttGTGGGGCGCCGAGGAAGAACCTGACTTTCTGCTCTGgtgtttcctcttcctcccaggaGAGATGGGGGGCTCCAGGAAACCCAAGCCTCAGCCCGGCAGCTCCTGGCcccaaggtgggggtggggagggtgcggCCAGGCTCCTCCGCTGTTCCTGTGATGCAGGCAAAGCCTTGCGTCTACTGCAGGCAGCTGAGcagcccagggccaggtggcCAGCCTGGTCTCTGGAAGAttccagcattggttttctttctggAGAGGGGAGCTCCTTGTCCTTCTGCTTTCTAAACGGCCCCTCATGGGCTCTCCTTGTGATTCTGTGCTCGGAAGTAGGCTGTTCCATGGGAATATTTGGACCTGTGCCCTAAGTTCGACTCAGTCCACCTGGATACTCAGAATCAGGTTGTAACAACCCGGAAACTGCCACCAGCATGGAGAACTAGGGAATGCAGGCTGCATGCAGGCGGCCTTTTGGGAAGGTTCCCGATGCAAGTGCACCCTGGGGAAGTGCAGCCAGGACAGCGGCTGCCTGGGCCCGGTGGGCCATCATGGTCAGTGGCCACCCACTGGATGACTGCTGACCACCGagtcctgggaggaggaggaggaggcttcACCTGAGAGCCCCAGGGGGGTGCCCGGAGCACGGCTGGGAGCCAGATGGCTTCGGGGCCACAACACCCTCTGCCTGGACACACTCTTGCTCACCATCCCCACAGCCCGCGCCTGTGTGCAGGGAGTGCACAGCCTGAATGTGGGGGCAGCACTGAGGATGGGGCGTCCTTTGCGCCTTCCCTCACCTTTGCCTGGCACCCAAGCAACAGCCTCTGCGTGCGAGACCCACTTAATGGTGATTTTCATGTACTTTCTGGTTGTTTCTTAATAACACTAGTGCCCCCGTGGGCTCTTCCAGGCCCTCACAAGGCCTCagtgaccctccccaccccaacctctgCCTCGAGTCCTCCCTGGCTCTGCTGCCTCCACCGTGGGCCAGGTGGACGGGACGCCTCAGCCTCCGGGTGAGGAGGATAGAGGAGACAGGTGGCCGTGGCTTCATGTCTCAAGAGGAGGGTGGCTCCGTTAGAGCCGTCCACTTGGTGGGGCCAAGGGGCCTGtgctccctgccctctcccttgCCCGGTGCTTGGGCTCCCCCGGGCCTCCTGACTCAGCCTGTCTCCATAGCCACCGAATCCACTAGGTCTGAGTTTCCCCTCCTTGCCACTTCCCTCCCTTAGGCCCTGGACCATGGGAATATTCTCACCCATGCCCCCagtctcagcctccagaacccaCCTCCTCTTCTCGAAGGCAGGCCCTGGTTGCCCCAGGGCGACCCTagctccccaggcccctgcccagggggctcagtccCTGTCCTGCCCTGGCCTCTTCTTACCCCCTCTGCACCTGTGTTCTGGCCAGACTGGGCGGCTGCTGTTCAGGGGCACCCCATGCCTTTCCTACTCCCAAAGGTGGGAAACCCTCGACCCTGGAGCCCCCATGTCCCCGCCTGGTGGCCCCTACTCCTCCTCCgagcccctggggccctgggggcatTCCTGTGCTCTTCTTGCACCCAGCGCCATCCCCAGCCAGGAGCGCCAATGTGGTCCTTAGGGTTGGGGCAGACACTTCAGGGCACCTATgggctgcttctttctttcttttttttttttaaaaaaagattttatttattcatgagaaacacagatagagagaggcagagacacaggcaaagggagaagcaggctccatgcagggagcccgatgtgggactcgatccagggactccaggatcatgccctggcctgaaaaGTGgcactaacctgctgagccacccggactgccctgtgGGATGCTTCTTAGGTGGGTGTCTGACTCGAGGGATGGGAAGAGGCTGGAGCCAGAATTGCCATGGCAACCCAGGAGGAGTTGTGCCAGGGAGGAGGACCCAATGTGTCTGCTGTGTCCACTGTGTCCGGTGATGGGAGGGCTTCCTCACCAGTGCTGAGGGCAGGGAGTAGCCGggtacctccccccccccccaaggcacACCAGTTCCCTGGGGACACAGTGCCAGGGGAGGCGGAGATGCTTCCGTGGAGATGCTTCCGTGGCCCTCCCGGTGGCTCCAAGGTTACGGTTGTCCCCAGGCACAGGCTGCCAGGGCGGTGACTGGAGGGCCTATGTGGCTAACTCTGAAGATATCCTGGAGCAGATGTCAACTCCAGACTCCAGCTCCCTCCCCTAAGCCTGGTTTGCCTTGCATGCCCCCCTCCTGGGCATCAGAGCTGATTTCACGAGGCCACAGCTCAGCGCTTGGATAGTCAAGGTTGTTGATCAGATCAGCTGAACTTACACACCCTGCTGGTCTCCAGGGAGCCAGGAGGCCAGTGAGGCCCGTTGCATGGCTCTGCTTTCTGCTCTGCCTGCTTCATGCTCAGGCTGCAGCCCCATTGTCACCTGGCAAATCCTGTCTTTCCTCAGGGTGGCAGAGTGGCTGCTGTGTCTCAGGCTGCACACCCTCACACCTTCCTCTTTCCTAGCACCCACGCAGGTGCTCTGGGGAGTCTCATGGGTTCTCAGTGTGCTCAGTACCCATCCCAGTGCTGGTTAGTGTCACCCCCTGTGCTGCATGGGGCAGTTGGCCCACTTGGACTTGGGGGCGAGCCTCCCCATCAGTAACAGCCAGCATGTTTTGAGCATTAGTGTGCTGATCCCTTAGCTGGGCT
Protein-coding sequences here:
- the NXNL2 gene encoding nucleoredoxin-like protein 2 — its product is MVDVLGGRRLLTRDGAWVEADAALQNKVVALYFAAGGCASSRDFTPLLRRFHAQLLAQARRPAPFQVVFVSADGSAREMLDFMRRLHGPWLALPFHDPLRHELRTMYHISVIPRLVVVKPSGEVITDKGRKQIREQGLACFQNWVEAANIFQNFSG